In Cotesia glomerata isolate CgM1 linkage group LG1, MPM_Cglom_v2.3, whole genome shotgun sequence, one genomic interval encodes:
- the LOC123262005 gene encoding uncharacterized protein LOC123262005, which produces MDNEVKFTDNAGNFDFIIPLNILSGFAEDYLKVLMNVQLEIIRTISNSDVNSYIQTNAAAAAAEGVKITLQKIEWIVPYITPADEEKIQTLNYITNDPAIPISFRTWELYEYPLLPATSKHVWVVKTSTQLEKPRYVVLGFQTAKKNDARKDASKFDHCNLRNIKLFLNSQSYPYGDLNLDIPHNQYALLHHMYTDFQTSYYNKEAEPLLSKKKFLDQAPLCVIDCSKQNGAIKSGPVDIRLEFESVDQFAANTKAYCLIIHDRIIEYNPISSTVRKLV; this is translated from the coding sequence ATGGATAATGAGGTTAAGTTTACTGATAATGCAGGAAACTTTGACTTTATCATTCcacttaatattttaagtgGTTTTGCTGAAGATTATCTTAAAGTTTTGATGAATGTTCAACTTGAGATAATTCGAACGATATCAAACAGTGATGTAAATTCTTACATCCAAACAaatgctgctgctgctgctgctgaaGGAGTAAAAATCacacttcaaaaaattgaatggaTTGTACCATACATAACCCCAGCAGATgaggaaaaaattcaaactttgaattaCATCACCAATGATCCTGCTATACCAATAAGTTTTCGGACTTGGGAATTGTATGAGTATCCTCTGTTACCTGCAACTTCAAAACATGTTTGGGTAGTCAAAACCTCAACTCAGCTTGAAAAGCCACGTTACGTTGTTCTTGGATTCCAAACAGCAAAGAAAAATGATGCTCGGAAAGATGCTAGCAAATTTGATCACTGCAATTTACGGaacatcaaattatttttaaattcacaaaGTTATCCCTATGGTGACTTAAATTTAGATATACCTCACAACCAGTATGCTTTATTACATCATATGTACACAGACTTTCAAACATCATACTATAACAAAGAAGCCGAACCGCTCCTatcaaaaaagaaatttttggatCAAGCACCACTGTGTGTAATTGATTGCTCCAAGCAGAACGGTGCTATAAAATCTGGACCAGTAGACATTCGACTGGAATTTGAATCAGTTGATCAGTTTGCAGCCAACACAAAAGCATACTGTTTAATTATTCACGATCGTATCATTGAATACAATCCTATAAGCAGCACTGTCCGTAAATTAGTGTAA